A DNA window from Daucus carota subsp. sativus chromosome 3, DH1 v3.0, whole genome shotgun sequence contains the following coding sequences:
- the LOC108215467 gene encoding scarecrow-like protein 8, which yields MASGFSGGYSDFSISGSMNTRSVNDPRRPYMSNLAGMDSDVSSQMFNRRPEPTGKRSLSEFQQHFQQQQQLALYLRNVKQRASYQQNASPISPLSPPVDFYGHSQSPDISSLSSNSAYRIPIFQQLRQHQQQQQQRQQHQHVNNMILSAKPEAPAEKNMMHRLQELEKALLDDDEDQNDVVAATSVVTNSEWSDTIQRLIGTDHTTVSPSPASSSSSCSSPSIICAKQSLTEAATAISEGKLDIANEILTRVSKVSNKQGTAEERLMAYMCSALKTRLNQTENPQDLYGKDHMASIQMLYEVSPCFKLGFMAANLAILEALPDDENNVNLHVIDFDIGQAGQYIHLLHALAAKRTANRVIALKITTFLDYATDLKAVGDGLKVLASKVGVNLSFRVMNLNINDLNIGSFGLEVGEILAVNFAFRLYKLPDESVSTENLRDELLRRVKNLSPKVVTLVEQEMNANTASFVARVNETCGYYGALFESLDATVPRNKPERVKIEEGLSRKMSNSVACEGRDRVERCEVLGKWRARMRMAGFEEKRLSQKLGESLRVKLNSGTRVNPGFTIKEEAGGISFGWMGRTLTVASAWR from the coding sequence ATGGCGTCAGGCTTCTCCGGCGGATACTCCGATTTTTCGATTTCCGGTAGCATGAACACGAGATCTGTCAACGATCCGCGACGTCCGTACATGTCGAATCTGGCCGGAATGGACTCCGACGTGTCTTCTCAGATGTTTAATCGGCGGCCTGAGCCGACGGGGAAGCGGTCTTTATCGGAGTTTCAACAACACTttcaacagcagcagcagctgGCTCTGTATTTAAGAAATGTTAAACAGAGAGCTAGTTATCAACAGAATGCTTCGCCGATATCTCCGCTCTCGCCGCCGGTGGACTTTTACGGTCATTCTCAGTCGCCGGATATTTCATCGCTTTCGTCTAATTCAGCCTACAGAATTCCGATCTTTCAGCAACTCcgtcaacatcaacaacaacagcagcaacgACAACAACATCAACATGTTAATAACATGATATTATCGGCCAAGCCAGAAGCTCCGGCCGAGAAGAATATGATGCATCGGTTACAAGAGCTGGAGAAGGCGTTACTAGACGACGATGAGGATCAGAACGACGTCGTAGCGGCAACTTCTGTTGTTACGAACAGCGAATGGTCAGATACAATTCAGAGGCTAATCGGAACGGATCACACAACAGTATCACCCTCACcagcttcttcatcatcatcgtGTTCATCTCCATCGATTATTTGCGCCAAACAGTCCTTAACGGAGGCCGCAACCGCGATCTCTGAAGGCAAACTTGACATCGCTAACGAGATTCTCACGCGAGTGAGCAAAGTTTCCAACAAACAAGGCACGGCGGAGGAGAGACTGATGGCGTACATGTGTTCCGCCTTGAAAACGCGCCTGAATCAAACGGAGAATCCGCAAGACCTGTACGGAAAAGATCATATGGCGTCTATACAAATGCTCTACGAAGTCTCGCCGTGCTTTAAGCTTGGATTCATGGCGGCTAATCTCGCGATACTCGAAGCTCTCCCTGACGATGAAAACAATGTCAATCTCCACGTAATCGATTTCGATATCGGTCAGGCCGGCCAATACATCCATCTACTTCACGCTCTCGCTGCCAAGAGGACAGCGAATAGAGTAATTGCTCTCAAAATCACAACTTTTCTCGATTACGCAACCGACTTAAAAGCTGTTGGAGATGGATTAAAAGTGCTGGCCAGCAAAGTCGGTGTTAATTTAAGTTTCAGAGTCATGAATCTCAATATCAACGATCTTAACATCGGATCATTCGGTTTGGAAGTCGGCGAAATTCTCGCCGTGAATTTCGCTTTCCGGTTGTATAAGCTCCCGGACGAGAGCGTCTCGACGGAGAATCTCCGCGACGAGCTCCTCCGCCGCGTGAAGAATTTGTCACCGAAGGTTGTCACGTTAGTTGAGCAAGAAATGAACGCCAACACGGCGTCGTTTGTGGCGAGGGTGAACGAGACGTGCGGATATTACGGAGCATTGTTTGAGTCGTTGGACGCGACGGTGCCGAGGAATAAACCGGAGCGAGTTAAGATAGAGGAAGGACTGAGTCGGAAGATGAGCAACTCGGTTGCGTGTGAAGGTAGGGACCGTGTAGAAAGATGCGAAGTGTTGGGCAAGTGGCGGGCCCGGATGAGGATGGCTGGGTTCGAGGAGAAGAGACTGAGTCAGAAACTCGGTGAGTCGTTACGAGTCAAGCTTAACTCGGGTACACGTGTTAACCCGGGTTTCACGATCAAAGAAGAAGCTGGGGGGATTAGCTTTGGTTGGATGGGACGTACTCTCACTGTCGCATCCGCTTGGCGTTAa